In Erythrobacter sp. F6033, a single genomic region encodes these proteins:
- a CDS encoding SDR family NAD(P)-dependent oxidoreductase — MKATRAWPHTAAIFGSTGGIGRALCTALAKGGCETVYCGSRGGIEPAGPGFDTFQFDLEDESSIKAAADKMKARPPDCVIVATGLLTLPDGRGPERTYKRLDADTMSRVLALNTIGPAIIAKHMLPLMRRNDRFVFAALSARVGSISDNGLGGWHSYRASKAALNMLLKNFALEIGRTHKQGIIAGLHPGTVDSALSEPFQSNLPDGQLTEPSDAAVNLLTVLAELTPADSGKVFDFKGEVVPA, encoded by the coding sequence ATGAAAGCAACAAGAGCATGGCCGCACACCGCAGCGATTTTTGGCAGTACCGGAGGGATTGGCCGGGCGCTTTGCACAGCTCTGGCCAAAGGGGGCTGTGAAACCGTCTATTGCGGCTCTCGCGGCGGTATTGAGCCTGCGGGACCCGGCTTCGATACTTTCCAGTTTGACCTCGAAGATGAGTCGTCGATCAAAGCGGCCGCAGACAAAATGAAAGCGAGGCCGCCGGATTGCGTGATTGTGGCCACCGGATTGCTCACCTTGCCGGATGGAAGGGGACCAGAACGCACCTATAAGCGGCTCGACGCGGATACAATGAGCCGCGTCCTCGCGCTAAACACTATCGGCCCGGCTATCATTGCAAAGCACATGCTGCCTCTTATGCGGCGCAACGACCGTTTTGTTTTCGCGGCTCTAAGCGCTCGGGTCGGGTCGATCAGCGATAACGGGTTGGGCGGTTGGCATTCGTACCGGGCTTCGAAAGCGGCGCTGAACATGCTGCTCAAGAATTTCGCGTTAGAAATTGGCCGCACGCATAAGCAAGGTATCATCGCGGGCTTGCATCCAGGGACTGTCGACAGCGCATTGTCAGAACCATTTCAGTCCAATCTCCCCGATGGCCAACTGACAGAGCCATCCGATGCAGCAGTCAATCTATTGACTGTGCTTGCGGAATTGACGCCAGCAGACAGCGGGAAGGTTTTCGATTTTAAGGGCGAAGTGGTCCCTGCTTGA
- a CDS encoding PaaI family thioesterase, giving the protein MAFSDDVFDHLPDPANPGWHHWNLKDDTLFNGAVMGKLITRREGDKCRLRMFPERRHENLQGIIHGAVSLGLIDISMFTTMHVVGSGNAGPSVTLELSTQFIGGGDPKRPLDAVTEIMRETGKLVFVRGEVVQDDDPVAAYSGIIRKFVARKDG; this is encoded by the coding sequence GTGGCGTTTTCAGACGACGTATTCGATCACCTGCCCGATCCTGCAAATCCGGGTTGGCATCACTGGAATCTCAAAGACGACACGCTGTTCAATGGCGCCGTGATGGGTAAGCTCATTACGCGCCGCGAAGGTGACAAGTGTCGGTTGCGAATGTTCCCCGAGCGGCGCCATGAAAACCTGCAAGGCATTATCCACGGCGCGGTTTCGCTGGGACTAATCGATATTTCGATGTTCACGACCATGCATGTTGTCGGCTCCGGTAATGCGGGCCCTTCGGTCACACTTGAGCTTTCAACCCAGTTTATCGGCGGCGGTGATCCGAAGAGACCGCTTGATGCGGTGACAGAGATCATGCGCGAGACGGGCAAGCTTGTCTTTGTTCGCGGGGAAGTTGTGCAAGATGATGACCCTGTCGCGGCCTATAGCGGGATCATTCGCAAATTTGTCGCGCGCAAGGACGGCTAG
- a CDS encoding succinate dehydrogenase iron-sulfur subunit codes for MATFTLPKNSKIKKDGKVHKADGAKRVKSFKVYRYDPDTGKNPRYDKFEIDLDECGPMVLDALFKIKNEVDPTLTFRRSCREGICGSCAMNMNGKNGLACTTAIEDLKGNVQITPLPHMDVIKDLVPDFTHFYAQYASIQPWLQTVSTTPSGKERLQTPEQREQLDGLYECILCACCSTSCPSYWWNSDKFLGPAILLQAYRWLADSRDEMTGERLDQLEDPFRLYRCHTIMNCANVCPKGLSPAKAIAETKKMMAERAI; via the coding sequence ATGGCGACTTTCACGCTTCCTAAGAATTCGAAGATCAAGAAGGACGGTAAGGTCCACAAAGCCGATGGCGCCAAGCGCGTGAAGAGTTTCAAAGTGTACCGGTATGATCCTGATACGGGCAAAAACCCGCGTTATGACAAGTTTGAAATCGACCTCGACGAATGCGGTCCGATGGTTTTGGACGCGCTGTTCAAGATCAAAAATGAAGTCGATCCCACGCTGACATTCCGCCGGTCATGCCGCGAAGGTATTTGCGGCTCTTGCGCGATGAACATGAATGGCAAGAACGGTCTTGCCTGCACAACCGCGATCGAAGATTTGAAAGGCAATGTACAGATCACGCCTTTGCCACACATGGATGTCATCAAAGATCTTGTTCCTGATTTCACCCATTTTTACGCGCAATACGCATCGATTCAGCCTTGGTTGCAAACGGTAAGCACCACCCCTTCGGGTAAAGAACGCCTGCAAACTCCAGAGCAGCGCGAGCAGCTTGATGGGCTTTACGAGTGCATTCTCTGCGCGTGTTGTTCTACATCGTGCCCGTCATACTGGTGGAATTCGGACAAATTCCTAGGCCCGGCGATCCTCTTGCAAGCCTATCGTTGGCTCGCCGATAGCCGCGATGAAATGACCGGTGAGCGGCTTGACCAGCTCGAAGACCCGTTCCGTTTGTATCGGTGCCACACCATCATGAACTGCGCCAATGTCTGTCCGAAAGGTCTTAGCCCGGCCAAGGCCATTGCCGAGACCAAGAAAATGATGGCCGAACGCGCGATCTGA